In the Natronolimnobius baerhuensis genome, one interval contains:
- the acs gene encoding acetate--CoA ligase gives MVDRSGWGRDRAVPTGSPHSPPAWFTEQANVTDSSVYETFETDWPACWERAADLLSWDQPYDTVLNDDEPPFYEWFTGGKLNAAYNCVDRHLESGRKNHVAIRWEGKHGERQTYTYRDLYVEVNEFAAALRGLGVEEDDVVTIYLPMIPELPIAMLACARIGAPHSVVFAGLSADALATRMDAADSEYLVTCDGYYRRGDAFNQKTKVDNARLALEADIETVVVDRLGDDLPHVLGENEHDYHDLRDQHAGETVDPVARDAEDMLFLMYTSGTTGEPKGVVHTTGGYLSHVAWTSHAVLDIEPEDTYWCAADIGWITGHSYIVYGPLALGTTTVMYEGTPDYPDRDRLWEIVDRNAVDIFYTAPTAIRAFMKWGTEYPERHDLSSLRLLGTVGEPISPRPWRWYHEHIGGGECPVVDTWWQTETGAVVISTLPGVDEMKPGAAGPGLPGIEATVVDDTGTPVEPGETGYLVLEQPWPGMARTLYDGNERYREEYWTRFSDPDEDVWRYASGDAATVDDDGYITVLGRIDDVINVSGRRLSTMEIESAVTDVTGVAEAAVVGRSSETGNTEIYAYVSTEGGYDPGTSIREAIIDSIDATIGPIAKPSEVVFTPELPKTRSGKIMRRLLEDIANGAELGDTSALRNPEIVGEIQAERGD, from the coding sequence ATGGTTGATCGGAGCGGGTGGGGTCGAGATCGAGCCGTCCCGACGGGGTCACCACACAGCCCGCCAGCGTGGTTTACCGAGCAGGCAAACGTCACTGACTCGAGCGTTTACGAGACGTTCGAGACGGACTGGCCGGCGTGTTGGGAGCGTGCCGCGGACTTGCTCTCGTGGGACCAGCCATACGATACCGTCCTCAACGACGACGAGCCGCCGTTCTACGAGTGGTTTACCGGCGGGAAACTGAACGCTGCCTACAACTGCGTCGACAGACACCTCGAGTCCGGGCGGAAGAACCACGTCGCGATTCGCTGGGAGGGCAAACACGGCGAGCGCCAGACGTACACGTATCGGGATCTGTACGTCGAGGTCAACGAGTTCGCTGCGGCACTGCGTGGACTCGGTGTCGAGGAGGACGATGTCGTCACGATCTACCTGCCGATGATCCCGGAGCTGCCGATTGCGATGTTAGCCTGCGCTCGTATCGGCGCGCCACACAGCGTCGTCTTCGCCGGACTCTCCGCAGACGCGCTCGCGACGCGCATGGATGCCGCAGACAGCGAGTATCTCGTCACCTGTGACGGCTACTACCGCCGCGGCGATGCGTTCAACCAGAAAACGAAGGTCGACAACGCACGCCTCGCACTCGAGGCCGACATCGAAACGGTCGTCGTTGACCGACTCGGTGATGACCTGCCCCACGTGCTGGGTGAGAACGAACACGACTATCACGACCTCCGAGACCAGCACGCAGGCGAAACCGTCGATCCGGTCGCTCGAGATGCGGAGGATATGCTCTTTCTGATGTACACGTCGGGAACGACGGGCGAGCCGAAAGGCGTTGTCCACACGACCGGTGGCTATCTCTCCCACGTTGCCTGGACGAGCCACGCCGTTCTCGATATCGAGCCCGAGGACACCTACTGGTGTGCGGCCGACATCGGCTGGATTACCGGCCACTCCTACATCGTCTACGGCCCGCTCGCACTCGGGACGACGACGGTGATGTACGAGGGGACGCCGGACTATCCCGACCGGGATCGACTCTGGGAGATCGTCGACCGAAACGCCGTCGACATCTTTTACACCGCACCAACCGCGATTCGTGCGTTCATGAAGTGGGGAACAGAATATCCCGAACGCCATGATCTGTCATCACTGCGCCTGCTCGGGACGGTCGGCGAACCGATCAGTCCTCGGCCGTGGCGCTGGTATCACGAGCACATCGGCGGCGGTGAGTGTCCGGTTGTCGACACCTGGTGGCAGACCGAAACGGGGGCCGTCGTCATCTCGACGCTCCCCGGTGTCGACGAGATGAAACCCGGTGCAGCGGGGCCGGGCCTGCCAGGAATCGAAGCCACTGTTGTCGATGACACTGGCACTCCCGTCGAACCCGGCGAAACAGGCTATCTCGTCCTCGAGCAGCCGTGGCCGGGGATGGCTCGGACGCTGTACGACGGCAATGAGCGCTATCGTGAGGAGTACTGGACGCGGTTTTCGGATCCCGATGAAGACGTGTGGCGCTACGCCAGCGGTGACGCCGCGACAGTCGACGACGACGGCTACATCACCGTTCTCGGCCGGATCGACGACGTGATTAACGTCTCCGGGCGGCGACTGAGTACGATGGAAATCGAGAGCGCGGTCACTGACGTCACTGGGGTCGCCGAGGCCGCCGTTGTCGGCCGCTCGAGCGAGACTGGAAACACCGAAATCTACGCCTACGTTAGCACCGAAGGTGGCTACGATCCGGGGACGTCGATCCGTGAGGCGATCATCGACAGCATCGATGCGACGATTGGCCCCATCGCCAAACCAAGCGAGGTCGTCTTCACGCCGGAACTGCCAAAGACGCGTTCGGGCAAGATCATGCGCCGCCTCCTCGAGGATATCGCAAACGGGGCGGAGTTAGGCGATACGAGCGCGCTCCGAAACCCCGAAATCGTCGGCGAGATTCAAGCCGAACGCGGCGACTAG
- a CDS encoding bacterio-opsin activator domain-containing protein — protein sequence MALEKMDGRGAGLSSRQFESVLEAAETYREALVVRLCGAVGLRPAELARLTIGDIEQVRMDPPRYLVRVPGVDDREDRTAYLPTHVERELRRYARSNDLAAGDRIFPVTPRRLQMLVSEVGDRASDLFDEPALADISSSDLRQYFAARALVEHDINPRVVKAAGGWQSFEALESYLETPTDTTIVDAFAAVERPGPGGERGPGESPTEHVVGDSVIRLLLAASERYALVRLDAEGYVERWNRSAATLFGYRASEIVGTHISTFYPDNAVETGDPDRTLSAALEESGTEVEGWRLHKDGTRFRATEVVSPLRDDRGRHRGFVVFIRDRTPTQEELEEVRRERDALAQQVTLTHRYRALTRGLLEASDHEAVERQACEALADGEPYTCAWIDRATIAQRQGKRTASGIAADAVDDLVPEAWAATEWTDSDSDAEPQVVVTHDVHATIGGDPFTGTLAAVPLTYGDTTYGTLAVATDREEAFDVDERAWLETIGRHVGAAIAAVRRRNLLLSDRVVELEIVCKDAGSFFVETSRELDCRFELDTLVPVAESTQLYYVRLEGSSPAAVFERAEATEGIDDCRLVETDTDGWRLEFVVEGAAPTLTLTEYGVTVLEAVVEDGTATITGECAADTELRTIIDGLRAVFPASELVGKRETERTVQTAREFRTGLADRLTDRQEATLQAAYYGGYYDWPRESTAEEVADAMGVSSPTLHNHLRKAQHELLRTFFDRPPGDGPDGVGRTETEIGADEQA from the coding sequence ATGGCGCTCGAGAAGATGGATGGGCGGGGGGCAGGGCTCTCGAGTCGGCAGTTCGAATCGGTACTCGAGGCTGCAGAAACCTATCGTGAAGCGCTCGTTGTTCGACTTTGTGGGGCTGTTGGCCTTCGGCCGGCCGAGTTGGCACGGCTCACAATCGGTGATATTGAGCAGGTTCGGATGGATCCGCCGCGGTATCTCGTTCGCGTTCCCGGCGTGGACGACCGCGAGGACCGGACGGCGTACCTGCCGACACACGTCGAACGGGAACTGCGCCGGTATGCTCGGAGCAACGACCTCGCTGCTGGCGACCGAATCTTTCCTGTGACGCCGCGGCGACTCCAGATGCTCGTCTCAGAGGTCGGTGACCGGGCGAGTGACCTGTTCGACGAGCCAGCACTGGCCGATATCTCGAGCAGTGACCTTCGCCAGTACTTCGCCGCTCGAGCGCTCGTCGAGCACGATATCAACCCGCGCGTTGTCAAAGCGGCGGGTGGGTGGCAGAGCTTCGAAGCCCTCGAGTCGTATCTCGAGACGCCGACTGACACGACAATCGTTGATGCGTTCGCGGCTGTCGAACGTCCGGGGCCGGGCGGCGAACGCGGCCCCGGCGAGTCGCCAACGGAACACGTCGTCGGCGATAGTGTGATCCGCCTGCTGTTGGCTGCAAGCGAACGATACGCACTCGTTCGTCTCGATGCGGAGGGCTACGTCGAACGCTGGAATCGCAGCGCTGCGACCCTCTTTGGGTATCGAGCCAGTGAAATCGTCGGCACGCATATTTCGACGTTTTACCCGGACAACGCGGTCGAAACAGGCGATCCTGACCGAACCCTCTCGGCTGCACTCGAGGAGTCCGGGACCGAAGTCGAGGGCTGGCGGCTCCACAAGGACGGCACTCGATTCCGCGCGACGGAGGTCGTCTCGCCGCTTCGGGATGATAGAGGCCGTCACCGCGGCTTCGTCGTGTTCATTCGTGATCGAACGCCCACACAGGAGGAACTCGAGGAGGTTCGTCGCGAGCGCGATGCGCTCGCACAACAGGTAACACTCACACACCGTTATCGCGCGCTCACGCGTGGACTTCTCGAGGCGTCCGATCACGAGGCGGTGGAACGACAGGCTTGCGAGGCGCTGGCAGACGGCGAGCCGTACACCTGCGCCTGGATTGACCGGGCGACGATTGCACAGCGCCAGGGGAAACGGACTGCGAGTGGTATCGCAGCCGATGCGGTCGATGACCTCGTTCCCGAGGCATGGGCCGCGACTGAGTGGACTGACAGCGACTCGGACGCCGAACCACAGGTCGTCGTGACACACGACGTACACGCGACTATCGGCGGCGACCCGTTCACCGGCACGCTCGCGGCCGTCCCGCTGACGTACGGTGATACCACCTACGGCACGCTCGCCGTTGCAACCGACCGTGAGGAGGCGTTCGATGTCGATGAGCGTGCGTGGCTCGAGACCATCGGCCGCCACGTCGGCGCAGCAATCGCGGCTGTCCGACGGCGTAACCTCTTGCTCTCGGATCGAGTCGTCGAACTCGAGATCGTCTGCAAAGACGCCGGATCGTTCTTCGTCGAGACGTCCCGAGAACTCGACTGCCGGTTCGAACTCGATACGCTGGTGCCCGTCGCCGAGTCGACACAGCTGTACTACGTCCGACTCGAGGGGAGTTCACCCGCAGCGGTCTTCGAACGCGCGGAGGCGACGGAGGGCATTGACGACTGTCGATTAGTCGAAACCGATACGGACGGCTGGCGACTCGAGTTCGTCGTCGAGGGCGCTGCGCCGACGCTGACGCTGACGGAGTACGGCGTGACCGTCCTCGAGGCAGTTGTCGAGGACGGAACGGCGACGATCACCGGCGAATGCGCCGCTGATACCGAACTTCGGACGATAATCGACGGCCTCAGAGCCGTCTTCCCTGCCAGCGAACTCGTCGGCAAGCGCGAAACCGAACGCACTGTCCAGACCGCTCGAGAGTTCCGGACGGGACTTGCGGATCGGCTGACTGATCGCCAGGAGGCGACGCTTCAGGCGGCCTACTACGGCGGCTACTACGACTGGCCCCGCGAGAGCACGGCCGAAGAAGTCGCCGACGCGATGGGCGTTTCCTCGCCGACGCTGCACAATCACCTTCGAAAGGCCCAACACGAGTTGCTTCGGACCTTCTTCGACCGCCCACCCGGTGATGGTCCAGACGGCGTCGGCCGAACTGAAACGGAAATCGGCGCGGACGAGCAGGCGTGA